A window of Streptomyces profundus genomic DNA:
GGACGACCGTTTCTGGAACGCGTTGATGAACACCTTCACCATCGGGGTGCTCTCCACGGTGCCGCAGCTGTTGATGGCGCTGGGCCTGGCGCATCTGCTCAACTACCGGTTGCGGGGTTCGGCGTTCTTCCGGGTCGCCGCGTTGGCGCCGTATGCCACCTCCGTGGGGGCCGCCGCGTTGGTCTTCACCATGTTGTTCGAGCGTGACTTCGGCATGATCAACTGGGGCCTCAGCCTGTTCGGGTTCGACCATATCGACTGGGAGAGCGAGAAGTGGCCGGCGCAGATCGCCATCTCCCTCATGGTGATCTGGCGGTGGACCGGCTACAACGCGCTGCTCTATCTGGCCGCGATGCAGGCCATCCCGCGCGACCGCTACGAGGCCGCCGCGATCGACGGAGCCTCCCGTTGGCAGCAGTTCACCAAGGTCACCGTCCCCGGCATCCGGTCCACCATCGTCTTCACCATCGTGCTCTCCACCATCGGCGCCACCCAGCTCTTCGGTGAGCCACTGATCTTCGGCCAGGGCGTCAACGGGATCACCGGCGGGGCCGAGAACCAGTACCAGACGCTGGGGCTGCTCCTCTACGAGGAGGGGTGGCGCAACTACCAGATGGGCCGGGCCGCCACGGTCGCCTGGGCGATGTTCCTGCTGTTGATCCTCCTCTTCGTGCTGCACCGGGTGCTGCGGCGCGTCCTGTCCCGCCGAGCCTGACCAGGAGCGTGGAGACCGTGACCACTGACACCGTCGCCCCCGAGGAACGCGCGGCCCGCCGCCGGCTGCTGCGTCCCGGTGCCGGGCGGCAGCACCACGCGGGACCGTTGGCCTATGTGCTGCTGGGACTGGCCGCCCTGCTGTCGCTCTTCCCGCTCTACTGGACCATGGTGGCGGCCTCGACCGACAACACCCGGGTGACGCAGAGCCCGCCGCCCTTTCTGCCCGGGCCGAACCTGTTCTCCAATCTGCGGGCGGCCTGGCAGGACGCGGGGCTCGGGCAGGCGATGGCGAACAGCCTGATCGTGGCCGGCGCGATCGCCACCTCCACCGTGCTGTTCGCCACGCTGGCCGGCTTCGCCTTCGCCAAGTTGCGCTTCCGTGGGCGCAACGCGCTGCTGATCCTGGTGATCGGGACGATGATGATCCCGCCCCAACTGGGCGTCGTCCCCCTGTTCATGATGATGAGTGAGCTGGGCTGGGGCGGCTCGCTGCCGGCGGTGATCTTCCCGACCCTGGTCAGCGCGGTCGGCGTGTTCTTCATGCGGCAGTATCTGAGCAACGCCCTGCCCGACGAGTTGGTGGAGGCCGCGCGGGTCGACGGGGCCCATTCGCTGCGCATCTTCTGGAGCGTGGTGCTGCCCGTCGCCAGACCGGCCATGGCCGTCCTCTTCATGATCACTTTTGTGCAGGCGTGGAACGACTTCTTCTGGCCCTATATCGCCCTGGACGACTCCAACCTCACGGTGCCGGTGGCCCTCACCAGATTGAGCGCGGGCTATGTCCGCGACCAGTCGGTGATCATGGCGGGGGCCCTGCTGGGAACGTTGCCGCTGCTGGTGATGTTCGTCGTCTTCGGCCGGCAGATCGTCGGCGGGATCATGCAGGGCGCCGTCAAGGGGTGAACGGGACGGCCGGCGCGCGCCGCGCCGGCCGTCCCCCCGGGGTCAGGCGGTCGAGCCCATCGAGAGGCCCGCCGTCAGCAGCAGCGCCATGTCCAGCGTCGCCACCAGCAACACCGTCTGGAACGCGACCCTGGTGTCACCCCGACGGCGCCCGAAGCAGAGGCCGACGCCGGCCGCAAGCGTGGTGAACAGGAGGACCAACAGCCGCAGGTCACCGCCCAGCCGGAGCGCGCCGACCAGCAGCAGGGCGGAGCCCAGCAGCGCCACGGCGGTCACCACCCGGCTGCCGTTCGCCCCCAGCCGATGGGGCAGTCCGCGCACGCCGACCTTGGCGTCGTCCGCCAGATCGGGCAACGTGTTCACAAAGTGGGCCGCACAGCCCAGCAGCGCGCCCAGGGCCACCAGCCACAGCGGCGGCAGCGGCGCACCGGGCAGCGAGAGCACCACAAAAGTCGGCAACAGCCCGAAGGACACCAGATAGGGCAGCACCGACCAGGCCGTCGCCTTGACGCCCAGGTCGTAGAGCCACGCCGACACCAACGCCAGCAGGTGGGCGGCGACCGCCCGCCACCCGCCGGGCAGGGAGAGCGCTATCGCCAGCAGCGCCGAACCCACGACCATGCCCACCACGGCGGTCGGGGCCAGCCGCCCCTGGGCCACCGGCTTGGCCACCCGCCCGGCGCGGGCGTCGCGGGACGCGTCCACCAGGTCGTTCAGCCAGCCGACGGACAGCTGGCCGGCCAGGACCGCGCCGGTCACCAGGGCCGCGCCCAGCGCCGAGTGCCCGAAGCTGACGGCCAGACAGACCGTGAGCCCCGTGACCACCAACACCGGAACGGGGTGCGCGGCGCGCACCCAGGCCCACGAGGTACCCGTCCATGACATGTGTGTGCGGTTACGCATCGCCAAGTATCTCCCACTCGTCCGTTCCGGTCGGCTCGTCCGTGTCGGTCGTCTCGTCGCTGCCGTCGCGTCTCGTCGGCGCCGTCGAGGCGGCCCCGGTCGAGTGTCAGCCCGCTCACCGGGAGCGCAGTAGGGCGCGCGGCCGGCGGCGCGCGCTGCCGGGGCCCGGCGGAGACCGGTGCGGGTACCGCTGCGTAGGCTGGGTGCGCCAGCGCGCCCCGACGAGCGCAGGGGCGAGGAAGGGCGTCAACTCCGTGGCACATCGCGTGATACCGGCTCACTATCTGGACGCTTACGCAGAGATTCTGGCCGAGGTCTCGGTCACCGGCCGTCGGCTCACCCGGCCGGAGGTGGACGAGCGCAGGGAGTTGGGGGAGCAGGCGGCGCGGGAGGGTCTCGGGCTGCGCGAGTTGATCCGCGGCCATCTGGCGGCCACCCGCGCGTTCTGGCTCGATCTGCCCGGCGTCGCGGAGGCGCCGGGCGCGCGCCAGGTGCGCTCGGCCGCCGCGTGCGTGCTGGCGGCGGCCGAGCAGGCGGTGGACGCGTTGGCCGAGGGGTACGAACGGGCGCAGCTGGTCGCGGTGCGCCGCGACGAGGCCGCCAGGCGTGAGTTCATCGACGATCTGCTCCACGGCCGGAGCGATCTGGGGGATCTCTCGGCTCGCGCCGAGCGCTTCGGGTTGCAGTTGGCGCACACCCACACGGTGGCGGTGGCGGAGAGCGGCCAACCGCACGACGACACCCACCCGTTGACCCGACGGGTGGAGACGGCGCTGACCGCCAGATTCGGTCAGCGGCAGGTGCTGCTCACCACCAAGGACGGCCGGCTGGTCTGTGTGGTGCCTGGGCATCACCCAGACGTGGTGGAGTACTTCGCCGAACAGGCCAGGATCGCCCTGTCGTTCGAGGGGAGCTGCCGGGTCGCGATCGGGCGCGCCCATCCGGGCCCCGGCGGCGTGGTCCAGTCCTTCGAGGAGGCGCTGAGCGCGCTGGAGCTGGCGGACCGGATGGGTCTTGAGCCAGCGGTGCTCAGGGCCTCGGAGCTGTTGGTCTTCCCGGTTCTCACCAGGAACCAGCACGCCATGGCCGATCTGGTGCGTACCGTGCTGGGCCCGCTGCGCGAGGCCAGGGGCGGCGCCGGCCCGCTGGTGCGCACCCTCGACGCCTACTTCGACGCCGGCTGTGTCTCGGCCGAGGCCGCTCGACAACTCGCCCTGAGCGTGCGGGCGTTCACCTACCGGCTCAAGCGGATAGCGACCCTGACCGGCGCCGATCCTGCCGACCCCATCCAGCGCTACACGCTCCAGACGGCCGTGATCGGCGCTCGTCTGCTGGGCTGGCCGGAGCGGGAGCTGTAACGCTCCCGCCCCGGCTCCGGCGCGCGGCGCCCGTGGGACGGAAGGCCGCTCGAACTCCCGTCCCACGGGGCGCGTTGACGTGGCCCGGCCGGCCTGGACCGACGACAAGAGGCCCCCACCTCGCTGTCGTCGCCGTCGGCTGCCCGCGTCACCGGCCCCCGGGTCGTGAGTGGGGGCGCTCCCCTCGCTCACCCTCGACCACATTCCGGTCACGCTTCGACATCCCACGCACCCAGGCCCGCCCCCCGTGGGCCACCTCACCCACCCACTTCCCCCGCTGCCGCCGCCCCCACGGCGGCACCAGCGGCGGTTCCCGGACCGGCCCCCCAGCGCGGCCCGGGAACCGCCTGCGGCGACGGGGGAGCGGGGCGCCCCCGGCCTCGACGTTCCCGTCGATCCTCCGGACGGGGGCCCTGACCGTCGGTGGTCGCGCGGTGCCGTCATGCCGGCTCCAGGCAACCATCTCCGGGAGGCCCGCTCCCTTGTCGCTGCTTCCTGCTGGTAATCAGATAGTGCCATCTCGGTGGTCAGGATTTCATTGCCAGAATCCGGCAATCTTAACGCTTCTTTAATGCCTGCCCGCCGCCGCGAACCCCGGTCACGCACCCGGCGGGGGTGCTCGCGGTCCGTGCTCGCTCCTCGGGTGGCATGCCCGCAATCCGCCGGCCCGCGCGAGGTGTTGACGGGGTGTGGGGGTGCCCCTATGGTCCGTTCGAGTGACTGAGCAGCGTCCGGCATGTCGAACGTTGAGGTCGGAGGGTCACTCGTCCGTGCGAGACCAGAAGCCAGAGGGCCCCCACCTTCAGGAGACCGCATGTCAACCAGGAGACTCAGGACGGGTCTCACCGCCGGCGCCCTGATCGTCGGCGTACTCGTCGTCGCGCCGCCCACCGTCGCCGACCCGGTGGCGGCGGAGACCGACTACAGCCTCTCCGTCGACGCCGGCGCGGCGGGCCCGGCCATCGACGACACGCTCTACGGCGTCTTCTTCGAGGACATCAACCAGGCGGCGGACGGCGGCCTCTACGCCGAGCTCGTCCAGAACCGCTCATTCGAGTACAACCAGGCGGACAACGCCTCGTTCACCCCGCTGACCGCCTGGCGGGAGATGTCGGTCGGCGCCACCGGCACCGCCGAGGCGGTGGACGACAGCGGCCGGCTGAACGAGAACAACCGCACCTATCTGCGGCTCGACCTGGACGGCGACGGCACCGCGCCCGAGGCCGGCTACGGCCTGGCCAACGCCGGCTGGGGCGGGATCGCCCTGGACGCGGGCGCCGCCTACGACTTCTCCGTCCAGGCCCGCACCGACCAGTCCCGCACCCCCCTGACCGTCCGACTGCGCGACGGGCAGGGGGCCGACCTCGCCGAACCGCTGACCCTCGACATCGCCGGCGACGGCTGGGCCCGCTACTCGGGCACCCTGCGCGCCACCGGCACCACCGACGCGGGCGAGATCGTCGTCACCGCCGGCGGCGCCGGCAGCGTGGCGCTCGACATGGTCTCGCTCTTCCCCCAGGACACCTATCTGGGCCGGGAGAACGGCCTCCGCCCCGACCTCGCCCAACGCGTCGCCGACCTGGAGCCCAGCTTCGTCCGCTTCCCCGGCGGCTGCGTCGTCAACACCGGCAGCCACGAGGCGTACGAGGCGCCCGACTTCCCGAGGGAGCGTTCCTTCCAGTGGAAGGAGACCGTCGGCCCGGTCGAGGAGCGGCCAACCAACCACAACTTCTGGGGGTACAACCAGTCCTACGGGCTGGGCTACTACGAGTACTTCCAGTTCAGCGAGGACATCGGCGCCCTGCCGCTGCCCGTGCTGCCCGCCCTGGTCACCGGCTGCGGCGAGGACCACCACACCGACGACCCCGAGCTGCTCCAGCGGCACATCCAGGACGCCCTGGACCTGGTCGAGTTCGCCAACGGCCCGGCCGACTCCGAATGGGGCGCGCTCCGCGCCGAGATGGGACACCCCGAGCCGTTCGGCCTCACCCATGTCGCGGTCGGCAACGAGGAGAACCTCGCCGAGGAGTTCTACGCCAACTTCGAGCGGTTCCGCGAGGCCATCGAGGCCGAGCACCCCGGCATCACCGTGGTGAGCAACTCGGGCCCGGGATCGAGCGGTCCGCTCTTCGACCACCTCTGGCGCCTCAACACCGAGGGCGGCGTCGAGCTGGTGGACGAGCACTTCTACAACTCGCCCGCCTGGTTCCTGGAGAACAACGACCGCTACGACTCCTACGACCGCGAGGGTCCCGACGTCTTCCTCGGCGAGTACGCCTCCCGGGACAACACCTTCTACAACGCCCTCGCCGAGGCGTCCTTCCTCACCGGCGTCGAACGCAACGCGGACATCGTCAAGATGACCTCCTACGCCCCGCTCTTCGCCCACGAGACCAACCACCAGTGGCATCCGGACCTGATCTGGTTCGACAACGACGAGTCCTGGCCGTCGGCCAGCTACGAGGTGCAGAAGCTGTTCAGCACCAACCGGGGCCACCAGGTGGTGCCCAGCGAGGCCAGCGGCACACCCGTCGCACTCGACCCGATCACCGGCGCGGTGGGCCTCGGCACCTGGCTCACCAGCGCCGCCTACGACGATGTGACGGTCACCTCGGCCGATGGGGCGACCCTCTTCGCTGAGGACTTCTCCGCCGGCGCCGACCGCTGGAGCGGGAACGGGAACGGGAGTTGGGCCGTCCAGGACGGCGCCTACGTCCAGGGCGACACCGCGGCCGAGGACGCGCTGGTCACCGCCGGCGACCCCGGCTGGCGGGACTACGACCTCAATGTGACCGCCACCAAGCAGGCCGGTGCGGAGGGCTTCCTGATCGCCTTCGGCGTCCAGGACACCGGCAACTACTACTGGTGGAACCTCGGCGGCTGGGGCAACACCTCGTCCGCCGTGGAACGGGCCGAGGGCGGGGCGAAGAGCACGCTGATCCAGAACGGCACCACGATCGAGACCGGCCGCGCCTACGACATCGAGATCCAGGTGCGGGGCCGCCAGGTCACCCTCCTGCTGGACGGCCAGGAGTGGGGCAGCTTCACGGACGACGCGATCGCCGAGCCGTTCCGCCAGGTGGTGACGCGCGATCTGGAGACCGGTGAGCTGATCGTCAAGGTGGTCAACGCGCAGCAGGACGCCGCCCGTACGACGATCGATCTGGGGACGGATGTCCAGGTCGGGACCAGTGCGGAGCTCACCGTGCTGCGGGGCGCCCCGGAGGCGGTGAACACCCGCACCGAGCGGCCCATCCAACCGGAGACCTCGACCCTGGACGGGGTGGACAGCACCTTCACCCACACCTTCCCGCCCTACTCCGTGACGTTCCTCCGGATCCCGACGGAGGGGGCGCCGGCGGACTAGCCATGCTCCCCGCCCCCGGTTCTGGTCATGGCCAGGACCGGGGAACGGAGAGTTGGCGTCCCGTTCGATCCGTCCGCCGATGGATCGAACGAGGCGACGCCTGATGGACGTCAACCCGGCGCCACATGGTTCCGAGTACAGCTCAGCCCAAGCTCCGGTTCTCGTCGGATTGGATGATCTATCAACAAAAATCCGTTAGGGTGACCGGCCATGACCCCCGAATCGCAGTGGCTCTCCGCGCCGGAGGGCCGCGCCTGGCGTTCCTACCTGCGGATGCACGGCCAACTGCGGGCGCGGCTGCTCCAACATCTGATGCGCGACTCGGGGCTCTCCGAGGCCGACTACGAGGTGCTGGTGACGCTGGCCGGTTCGCCCGACGGGCGGATGACCTCCCGCGAGGTGCGGTGCGCCCTGATCTGGGAGAAGAGCCGCCTCTCCCATCAGGTGCGGCGGATGGAGCAGCGGGGGCTGATCATCCGCGAGGTGAACCCGGCGGATGCCCGCAGTTCGCTGCTCCGCCTCACCGAGTGGGGCGGCGAGGTCATCGAACGCGCGGTGCCGCCGCATGTGGAGCGCGTGCGTGAACACTTTCTCAGCCTGCTGAGCCCCGCGGAGTTGGAACTGCTGACCAGGGTCGGCGAGCGGGTGCTGACCCATCTGGCGCGGGAGGACGAGGTCGACCCGCCGCGCGAGATCTGAGCCGGGCGGCGCCGCTCTCCCGCTCAGCCCTGGCTCGCGCGGATCGCCTGGAGCCCGTCGGTGGCCCGGTCGAGGTCGACCTGGTAGCGGGGGAGCACGCGCGTCAACTCCGCGTAGCCGCGCACCCCGTCGCCGGCCAGTCGGCGGATCTCGGCCCGCTGGCCGAGCCCCTGGCAGCCGGGCAGCACGGCGGCGCGGAACCGTCGCCGCTCCCGGATGAAGGGCATCGGCTCCTCCAGGCCCACCGGCCACCGACCACCCTCCCGCGCCAACACCCGTGGGTAGGTGGTCATCAGACGGGCCATCAGCAGCCGGGACGAGGCCGCCCCGGCGATCCGTTCGTCGGCCGGCACGGGGGACTCGTCGGCGGGGTCGAGGCGGGGCAGCGGGGGTGTGGCTCCCGAGAGCAGCGGACCGATGTTCTCGGGAACACCGCCCGTGGGGTCGGCCAGATGCGCGGACGCCAGCGTGGTGCGGGCGTGCGCCAGCGCGAATCTGCGGGATCTGGCGGCCTCGATCACCGGAACGCCCTCGCGGCCGATGGCGCCCAGCGCGTAGAGCACCGGGGTGTGGTCCGTGCGCGGCCGGACGTCCCGTTCCTCCTCGTCGCGCCGCGCCACATTGCGGTACAGCAGAAATGCGTTGATGCCCCGTTGGTAGGCCAGGCCGGCGCGGGTGGTGCGGCCGGCCTCCTGAAGCTCCCGGGCCTGTCGCCAGGCGTCGAGCGCCTCCTCCAGGCGGCGTCGGGTGTCGCGTGCCATCGTCCATCCCGTGGTGAGCGTTCGTCGGCGCGGGGGTGGCGCGCCGCCCCCACACCACGCTACCGGGTGGTCCTGACGGTCCTGACGGTCCTGGTGGTTCGAGGTGGGCTGGGTGGGGAGCGGGGCGGACTGCTTGTCCGGGCAACTCGGTGAGTTACCGGACAGCTACGGAGGGTTGTTTGCCAGCCTGGTGAGTTGGCGCCCATGTGTGACATCTTTGCCGATGATTGACCGATGTGGCGCCAACAGTGAGCGCGGACCTGGGCATCCCCTGTCGCCGTGCCCCTCGCGCTGCCGGCGGTCTCAGGCGGAGTCCGGTCGGGCAGCGGGCTCCGGGAGCGGGTGTGCGATCAGCGCGAAGCGGTGGCAACTGACGCGCATCGGCTGACCGTTGCTCATCCGCTGGTGCAGCGCGTCCAGTCGCTCAGCATAGCGATCGACGTCGAAGTCCGGTACATGCCAGGGGGTGATGCGCAGGAACAGCACCAGCGCGGCGATGTCCGAGATCTGGTCCCCGACCAGCGCCTCCTCCTGCCAGTCGACCGCGAAGCCGCCACTCGTCAACTCCGCCACCGCGGACGCCAGGGAGAAGCCCCGATAGGTGTGGGGCGGGGCGCCCAGGGCCGCGTTCACCTCCTCCAGATCACGGCCGCCGACCTGCTGGGTGACGAACACGCCGTCCTCCGTCAGCACCCGGCGCAACTCGGCCGGGTCGTAGGCCGTGTGACGGCTGACGACCAGCTGGAACGAGGCGTCGGGAAAGGGGAGCCGGCCGTCCTCGCCCGGCTCCACCACCGTCACGCCCAGCGGTTCGAGGCGTCGGCTGGCGATCGGCACGTTGGGCGGGTACCCCTCGGTGGCCGCCACCCGGGCCGGCAGCGGGCCGAGCGAGGAGAGCAACTCGCCACCCCCCGTGCCCAGATCGAGCAGTGAGCCGACCCTTGGCAGCCGCTCCCGTACCAGGCGCTCATAGCTCCACGGCAGGATCTCCCTCGGGTCCGGCAGTCGGCCCTCGAAGCGCGTGAAGTCCCAGCCCTCGAACGGAGTTGTGAGCCCCTCATCGATCAGCACCCGCAGTGCGTCATTCCCCATGCGGGCCATTCTGTGAGGCCGACGACCGGCCCGCCAGAAGGTTTCCGACTGACCGCGGCGGATCTCGGCGGATCGCGACTGGTGGCGGTGGATCGCGGTGGGGCGCGGCTGGTCATGGTGGGCCCGCGTCGGCGCGCTGTCGGGCCGCGAGGGCGTGGGCGGCTTCTCGGGTGGCCGGATAGAGGTCGCGGTAGAGACCATAGAGCTGCGCGTAGCCCGCCGCCGTCGTGGGGTCGGGCTCCACCCGCTGCTCGATCGGGTTCCAGGAGGCGATGGCCGTCGGCGCCGCCCGGCCGGTGCCCACCGCGGCCAGGAAGGCGTCGCCATAGGCCGCGCCGATGGTGTGCCGGGGCATCTCCTGCGGCCGGCCGGTGACGTTCGAGACGATACGGGGCCACAGCTCCCTGGCCCCGCCGCCCACCGCCACCAGCCGTGTGACCTGACCGCCGGCGGCGTCCATCGCCTCCAGATGGTGACGCACCCCGAAGGCCGTCGCCTCCAGGGCGGCGCGGTACAGATGGCCGCGCCCATGGCGCAGCGTCAACCCCAGCACCAGACCACGCGCGTCGGGATCGAACAGCGGGGTCCTCTCACCGGCGAAGTAGGGCAGCATCAGCAGCCCCTCGGCGCCCGGCGGCAGCGTGCCCGCCTCCGCCGCCAGGGTCTCGTAGTCGGTGCCCGTGAGATCCCGCAGCCAGCCGGTGACCGCACCCGAGGTGGCCATGCCGCCGGCGAGACAGTAGGTGTCGGGGAAGACGCCCCTGGCGCACCAGAGATCCGGGGTGGGGCGAGGCGCGGTCACGACGTTGACCAGGAACATCGTGGTGCCGTACATCAGCATGAGGTCCCCTGGCTCTGCGACGCCCACGGCGGTGGCCTCGGCCCAGGCGTCGACCGTGCCGGCCACCACGGGGGTGCCGGCGGGGAGGCCCGTCGCGGCCGAGGCCTCCCTGGTGACCTCGCCGACGACCTCCGCCGGCCACACCAGCCGGGGCCATTCGAGGCCGGGCGCCACCTCCTCGCACCACTCCTCGATCCACCGGCCGCGCCGCAGGTCGTAGAGGGGCACGCACTGGCTGGCCGAGTGGTGGTCCAGGACGTAGGCGCCGGTGAGCCGGTACACCAGATGGGAGCTCGCCATGAACCAACGCCGGGCCCTGGCGTACACCTCGGGCTCCGCGTCTCGCAGCCAGGCGAGCTTGGGCCCGACCGCCTGGCTGGTCAGCGGCGACCCGCAGCGCTCCAGCACCTCGGCGGTGCCGAACCGGTCGCGCTGCCGCTCGATCTGCTCGCCGGCCCTGGTGTCCACGCCGTAGAGGATGGCCGGGCGCAGCGGGGAACCGTCCGCTTCGGTGGGCAGCAGGCAGGGGCCGATGCCGCTGACGCCCACGGCGGCGATGGACTCGTCCGGCGGTGCCTGGGCGCGGAGTTGGGCGACGAGCGTTCGGAAGTCGCGCCACCACACCGCCTCCGCGTCGTGCTCCACCCAGCCGGGACGGGGGGTGGAGGTCCGGTGCTCCGTGACGGCCTGGGCGACGAGGGTGCCGTCGGGGCGCAGCAGCACGCCCTTGGAGCCTGAGGTGCCGATATCGATTCCGAGCAGCAGGGGCATGGCACGCTCCGAAGGTGTCGAGGGGCGGCTGGGGTGGGCGTGTGCGTCCGGGACATGGCCGGGAATCCGTCGGTCGAGCACGGATCCTAGGCGCGGATGTCGAGGCGCTGACCGGGTGGGCCGCTGACTGGTGGGTGTTGGCCGGATGGGCGTTGGCAGTGCCGGGACGGCGGGATCGTCGTAGCCTGGGCCTATGCCCGAACTGTCGGATGTCGAGGCGTATCGCCGCGTCCTGGCCGAATGCGGGCCGGGACATCGCGTCGAGCGTGTCGAGGTGAGGGACGCCGGAGTGCTGCGCGGCGGCCTCACCGCCGGACGGCTGCGGGACGCCCTCGCCGGGAGCCGCGTCACCGAGCCGCGACGCCACGGCAAGTGGCTGATCATGCACACCGAGGGGCCCGCGTTGCTCCTCCACTTCGGGATGACCGGGCAACTGGTCTGTGCCCGGGCGGCCGAGGCCCCGGCGGCGCACGACCGGGTGCTGTTCACCCTGGACGACGACCGGCAACTCCGTTTCCGGGACCAGCGCAAACTGCGCGGTATCTGGCTCGCCCCCACTCCTGGCGATGTCGACCACCTGCTCGCCGACCAGGGGCCCGACGCCCTGGGCATCAGCCGGGCGCAGCTGACCGACGCGCTCTCCGGGCGCCCCCGACAGCTCAAGGCCGCGCTGCTGGACCAGTCGGCCATCGCGGGCCTTGGCAACCTGCTCTCCGACGAGATCCTCTGGCACGCGCGGCTGCACCCGGCCCGGCGCACCAACCAACTGAGCGGGGAGCAGCGTGGCCGCCTCGGCCGGTCGTTGCACCAGGTGCTGCGCGTCTCCGTCCGGGCCGGACACGTGCCGGCTCGACGCTCGTGGCTGACCGGGCACCGCGACAGCGAGCACGGCGGCTGTCCGCGCTGCGGCACGGAGCTGGCCCATGGCAGGTACGCCGGTCGGGGGACCGTCTGGTGCCCCCACGACCAGCCGGCGCCCGCCGGCTGACCTCCCCGTACGGCGAAGCCTCCCGCTGCGCCATTGGAGTCGGGCTCAATCCCTTCGGCGCGTGCCGATCGGTCGGCAACCGGGCGGCTGCCTACTGTCCGGAACCGAGACGCGCGCGCCCACCGGAAGCGCTGTCGCTCAGCCCGCCGCACGAAGGAGACCTCCCCATGACCGACGACTTCGTCCTCGATGTGACCAGGATTCGCGACGAGGCCAGGGCACGGATGGAGGCCGGACCGGTGACCGACACCTACGGCCTCAACCACGACCGGGTTATCGGGGTGCTCAACGACGTGGTCGCCACCGAGGTGGTGTGCTGGCTGCGCTACACCCGGCACGCCATCGCCGCCACCGGGATCGACCGCGCCCAGGTGTCCGCGGAGTTCACCGAGCACGCGAAGGAGGAGATGGACCACGCGCTGCGCGCGGCCGAGCGTGTCTCCCAGCTCGGCGGCAACCCCGACTTCGACCCCGCCACCCTGGCCAAGCGCGCCACCACCGATTACACCGCGCCGCGTGACGGCGATCTGGAGGCGATGCTCAAGGACAACCTGCTGGCCGAGCGCATCGTGATCTCCACCTACCAGGAGATCATCCGCTGGCTCGGCAACGAGGACCCCACCACCCGGCGGCTGCTGGAGTCCATCCTGGAGGAAGAGGAAGAGCACGCGGACGACCTGGTGGACTTGTTGGGTATCTGAGCCGGCGCGCGGAGCACCGCCGCTCGCCCACTCCGTCGCCGGCCACCCCGGGCGAGCCCGCCCGGGGTGGCCGCCTCGTCTAGGCAGTCCCCTCATGCTCCACCGCTTCGGTCAGCCCGCCTCGCGCCATCGACGGCGGCGCGCCGCCGCCCCGAGGCTCGGGCACCGGACGGAACTGGGCGGCCTGGAGATCGTGCAGCTCGCGGAAGTGCCCGCCCTCCGCGCGGGAGAGCAACTCCTCCGGGGTGCCGGACTCCACCAGCCGGCCCTCGTGCAGCACATGGACCACGTCGGCCTGGCGTACCGAGGCCATCCGGTGGGTGATCAGCACGATGGTCTCGCCCTGGTCGGCGAGTGACCTGATCTGCTCGAAGACCCGCTGCTCCGCACGCGCGTCCAGGGCCGCCGTGGGCTCGTCCACCACGAGCAGCGGCGCGTCCCGGTAGTGCGCCCTGGCGATGCCCAACCGCTGCCACTGCCCGCCAGAGAGCTGATGGCCGCCCTGGA
This region includes:
- a CDS encoding carbohydrate ABC transporter permease, producing the protein MASSTSVASGGGRVSRQRWRNLLHRLDLGAAPYAFITPFFVIFAAFSAYPLIYTLWVSLHRVELATQDQMDWLALDNYTALWQDDRFWNALMNTFTIGVLSTVPQLLMALGLAHLLNYRLRGSAFFRVAALAPYATSVGAAALVFTMLFERDFGMINWGLSLFGFDHIDWESEKWPAQIAISLMVIWRWTGYNALLYLAAMQAIPRDRYEAAAIDGASRWQQFTKVTVPGIRSTIVFTIVLSTIGATQLFGEPLIFGQGVNGITGGAENQYQTLGLLLYEEGWRNYQMGRAATVAWAMFLLLILLFVLHRVLRRVLSRRA
- a CDS encoding carbohydrate ABC transporter permease; this encodes MTTDTVAPEERAARRRLLRPGAGRQHHAGPLAYVLLGLAALLSLFPLYWTMVAASTDNTRVTQSPPPFLPGPNLFSNLRAAWQDAGLGQAMANSLIVAGAIATSTVLFATLAGFAFAKLRFRGRNALLILVIGTMMIPPQLGVVPLFMMMSELGWGGSLPAVIFPTLVSAVGVFFMRQYLSNALPDELVEAARVDGAHSLRIFWSVVLPVARPAMAVLFMITFVQAWNDFFWPYIALDDSNLTVPVALTRLSAGYVRDQSVIMAGALLGTLPLLVMFVVFGRQIVGGIMQGAVKG
- a CDS encoding UbiA family prenyltransferase, with amino-acid sequence MSWTGTSWAWVRAAHPVPVLVVTGLTVCLAVSFGHSALGAALVTGAVLAGQLSVGWLNDLVDASRDARAGRVAKPVAQGRLAPTAVVGMVVGSALLAIALSLPGGWRAVAAHLLALVSAWLYDLGVKATAWSVLPYLVSFGLLPTFVVLSLPGAPLPPLWLVALGALLGCAAHFVNTLPDLADDAKVGVRGLPHRLGANGSRVVTAVALLGSALLLVGALRLGGDLRLLVLLFTTLAAGVGLCFGRRRGDTRVAFQTVLLVATLDMALLLTAGLSMGSTA
- a CDS encoding PucR family transcriptional regulator — its product is MAHRVIPAHYLDAYAEILAEVSVTGRRLTRPEVDERRELGEQAAREGLGLRELIRGHLAATRAFWLDLPGVAEAPGARQVRSAAACVLAAAEQAVDALAEGYERAQLVAVRRDEAARREFIDDLLHGRSDLGDLSARAERFGLQLAHTHTVAVAESGQPHDDTHPLTRRVETALTARFGQRQVLLTTKDGRLVCVVPGHHPDVVEYFAEQARIALSFEGSCRVAIGRAHPGPGGVVQSFEEALSALELADRMGLEPAVLRASELLVFPVLTRNQHAMADLVRTVLGPLREARGGAGPLVRTLDAYFDAGCVSAEAARQLALSVRAFTYRLKRIATLTGADPADPIQRYTLQTAVIGARLLGWPEREL
- a CDS encoding alpha-L-arabinofuranosidase C-terminal domain-containing protein; the encoded protein is MSTRRLRTGLTAGALIVGVLVVAPPTVADPVAAETDYSLSVDAGAAGPAIDDTLYGVFFEDINQAADGGLYAELVQNRSFEYNQADNASFTPLTAWREMSVGATGTAEAVDDSGRLNENNRTYLRLDLDGDGTAPEAGYGLANAGWGGIALDAGAAYDFSVQARTDQSRTPLTVRLRDGQGADLAEPLTLDIAGDGWARYSGTLRATGTTDAGEIVVTAGGAGSVALDMVSLFPQDTYLGRENGLRPDLAQRVADLEPSFVRFPGGCVVNTGSHEAYEAPDFPRERSFQWKETVGPVEERPTNHNFWGYNQSYGLGYYEYFQFSEDIGALPLPVLPALVTGCGEDHHTDDPELLQRHIQDALDLVEFANGPADSEWGALRAEMGHPEPFGLTHVAVGNEENLAEEFYANFERFREAIEAEHPGITVVSNSGPGSSGPLFDHLWRLNTEGGVELVDEHFYNSPAWFLENNDRYDSYDREGPDVFLGEYASRDNTFYNALAEASFLTGVERNADIVKMTSYAPLFAHETNHQWHPDLIWFDNDESWPSASYEVQKLFSTNRGHQVVPSEASGTPVALDPITGAVGLGTWLTSAAYDDVTVTSADGATLFAEDFSAGADRWSGNGNGSWAVQDGAYVQGDTAAEDALVTAGDPGWRDYDLNVTATKQAGAEGFLIAFGVQDTGNYYWWNLGGWGNTSSAVERAEGGAKSTLIQNGTTIETGRAYDIEIQVRGRQVTLLLDGQEWGSFTDDAIAEPFRQVVTRDLETGELIVKVVNAQQDAARTTIDLGTDVQVGTSAELTVLRGAPEAVNTRTERPIQPETSTLDGVDSTFTHTFPPYSVTFLRIPTEGAPAD